In Anaerolineales bacterium, the following proteins share a genomic window:
- a CDS encoding NBR1-Ig-like domain-containing protein: MMLEAATIKRCRFQHTRLTVFLGGIHMRVRNTFGRAAPILLGISLILAGCNFGATPVPTQDLNAINTSIVGTTVAQLSSQMTGTALALPTSTPEPTNTIASIATIALTANSASPTGGIPTISFNATPLPGFTPLASPTQAGATAALGDECSNSVFEGDITIPDGSVLKPGQDFTKIWAIRNTGSCAWDEGFALVFIGGDTAIDPYNYEFKKTKDIVLSGEGLNIAIKLTAPLAPGDYQGHWRMRNDKGYYFGTILSVYFTVKK; encoded by the coding sequence ATGATGCTGGAAGCGGCAACGATAAAACGATGTCGCTTCCAGCACACTCGTTTGACGGTTTTTCTCGGAGGTATTCACATGCGTGTTCGAAACACTTTTGGGCGTGCCGCGCCCATCCTGCTCGGTATCAGTTTGATCCTTGCAGGCTGTAATTTTGGCGCAACGCCCGTTCCTACACAAGATCTCAATGCGATCAACACTTCGATCGTAGGCACTACGGTCGCGCAACTCTCCAGCCAGATGACCGGCACCGCGCTGGCTCTTCCTACATCAACGCCTGAACCGACCAATACGATTGCATCCATCGCCACAATCGCGCTAACCGCCAACAGCGCCTCCCCCACAGGCGGGATTCCCACAATTTCGTTTAATGCCACGCCGCTTCCGGGTTTTACTCCTCTCGCCTCTCCTACCCAGGCCGGCGCAACCGCCGCCCTCGGAGACGAATGCAGCAATAGCGTTTTCGAAGGGGATATCACCATTCCAGATGGATCTGTCTTGAAACCCGGACAAGATTTTACAAAGATATGGGCAATTCGGAATACTGGTTCATGCGCATGGGATGAGGGCTTTGCGCTTGTGTTTATTGGTGGAGACACGGCGATAGACCCTTACAATTATGAATTTAAGAAGACCAAAGATATAGTTTTAAGCGGAGAAGGTCTTAACATTGCCATTAAATTGACCGCACCGCTCGCGCCCGGCGATTATCAAGGACACTGGCGCATGCGCAACGACAAGGGCTATTATTTCGGCACGATCCTCTCGGTGTACTTCACCGTTAAAAAATAA
- a CDS encoding NBR1-Ig-like domain-containing protein — protein sequence MKRKIIFTSFLVILLLAACGGQATPAEPTPDVAAVRTSAASTVVSQFTLTAAVFTPTVQAATETPEAEETVAATQEPSSESTAASGTEEGLCDLLSYDPATIDVNIPDNTLMTPGQEFIKTWRVKNAGTCPWGAGYALTFTGTGDKMAGQFIAFTEVIQPGQEVEVSIQFKAPSAVGQYVSTWTMTNPKNVTFPEAIYVKIIVQ from the coding sequence ATGAAACGCAAAATCATCTTCACCTCCTTTCTGGTAATCCTCCTACTCGCGGCGTGTGGCGGACAAGCCACCCCCGCCGAACCAACGCCAGATGTAGCGGCAGTGCGCACATCCGCGGCAAGCACCGTCGTCTCTCAATTTACGTTGACGGCGGCAGTTTTCACACCGACCGTACAAGCCGCCACCGAAACGCCCGAAGCGGAAGAGACGGTCGCGGCGACACAAGAGCCGTCGTCAGAATCCACAGCCGCATCTGGCACAGAAGAGGGACTCTGCGATCTGCTTTCCTATGATCCAGCTACTATTGATGTGAACATCCCCGATAACACCCTGATGACCCCCGGACAGGAATTTATAAAAACCTGGCGGGTGAAGAACGCCGGCACATGCCCTTGGGGCGCCGGCTACGCGCTGACCTTTACCGGCACCGGCGACAAGATGGCCGGTCAATTCATCGCCTTCACCGAGGTCATTCAGCCGGGACAAGAAGTGGAAGTTTCGATTCAGTTCAAAGCGCCGAGCGCTGTCGGGCAATATGTCAGCACGTGGACAATGACAAATCCCAAAAATGTTACCTTCCCTGAAGCCATCTACGTAAAGATCATCGTGCAATAA
- the queG gene encoding tRNA epoxyqueuosine(34) reductase QueG, protein MTQDLKQIIQHKARQLGFVLAGVTLPEPPPHFSTFEQWLAQGHHGNMNYLATENARTRRADPKQILPECKSILVLATAYPSPSGRGQGEGEIQIASYARGEDYHNILPPRMEELVQFIERQVERPIKNRYYTDTGPILERDLAQRAGIGWIGKNSCLINPKQGSYFFISEIFLDLELEPDPPFVTDHCGTCTRCITACPTDCILPNRTLDATRCISYLTIELKDDIPIELRDKIGNWVFGCDICQMVCPWNRFAPAGDSAFVDDEPLPSPTGELTLTPEAFNRRFKRTPISRAKRRGYLRNIAVALGNTADMHALPVLQTALNHDEPMVREHAHWAIEQINKRESSNL, encoded by the coding sequence GTGACGCAAGACCTAAAACAGATCATACAACACAAAGCGCGCCAGCTGGGATTCGTCCTCGCTGGCGTGACTCTTCCTGAGCCTCCTCCGCATTTCTCCACATTCGAACAATGGCTCGCGCAAGGTCACCATGGCAACATGAATTACCTCGCCACCGAAAACGCCCGCACGCGACGCGCCGACCCCAAACAAATCCTCCCCGAATGTAAATCCATTTTAGTTTTGGCGACCGCATACCCCTCTCCCTCAGGGAGAGGGCAGGGTGAGGGTGAAATACAAATCGCCTCCTACGCGCGCGGCGAAGATTATCACAACATCCTCCCCCCGCGCATGGAAGAACTCGTTCAATTCATCGAGCGTCAAGTCGAACGTCCGATAAAGAACCGCTACTACACAGACACTGGTCCCATCCTCGAGCGCGACCTCGCCCAGCGCGCCGGCATCGGCTGGATCGGAAAAAATTCCTGCCTCATCAACCCCAAACAAGGCTCGTACTTTTTCATCTCCGAAATTTTTCTCGATCTCGAACTCGAACCCGACCCGCCGTTCGTCACCGACCATTGCGGCACATGCACACGCTGCATCACCGCCTGCCCCACCGATTGCATTTTGCCAAACCGCACCCTCGACGCGACCCGATGCATCTCCTATCTCACCATCGAACTCAAAGACGACATCCCAATCGAACTGCGCGACAAAATCGGCAACTGGGTTTTTGGATGCGACATCTGCCAGATGGTCTGCCCGTGGAATCGATTCGCGCCCGCAGGCGATTCTGCTTTTGTGGATGACGAACCGCTTCCCTCTCCAACGGGCGAGCTGACTCTCACTCCTGAGGCTTTTAATCGCCGCTTCAAGCGGACTCCCATCTCGCGCGCCAAGCGACGCGGCTACCTGCGAAACATCGCCGTCGCCCTCGGCAACACCGCCGACATGCACGCCCTCCCCGTCCTCCAAACCGCCCTCAACCACGACGAGCCAATGGTACGCGAACACGCGCATTGGGCGATTGAACAAATTAACAAAAGAGAATCCTCCAATCTCTAG
- the rdgB gene encoding RdgB/HAM1 family non-canonical purine NTP pyrophosphatase: protein MPLLLATNNQDKIEELQDLLKDTGFELVTPADLNLELEVTEDGLTYAENAAKKAVAFAKTSGLLSLADDSGLEVDALNGAPGLYSARYGSTNGKKLTYAERRAFLINNLQPFPRPWTARFKATIAIADTNYKLQITEGVCEGEIIPEERGAGGFGYDPIFLFPELGKTMAELSMDEKNRLSHRAKAVMKAKEALKSLLVS, encoded by the coding sequence ATGCCCCTCCTCCTCGCCACCAACAACCAAGACAAGATCGAAGAACTCCAAGACCTGTTGAAAGATACAGGCTTCGAACTCGTCACGCCCGCAGACCTCAACCTCGAACTCGAAGTGACCGAAGACGGACTCACCTACGCCGAGAACGCGGCGAAGAAAGCCGTCGCCTTTGCAAAAACCAGCGGACTACTCTCCCTCGCCGACGACTCCGGCTTGGAAGTGGACGCCCTCAATGGCGCACCCGGCTTATACTCCGCCCGCTACGGCTCGACAAATGGCAAAAAACTCACCTACGCCGAACGCCGCGCCTTCCTCATCAATAACCTGCAACCTTTCCCCCGCCCCTGGACCGCGCGCTTCAAAGCCACGATCGCGATCGCTGACACCAATTACAAATTACAAATTACCGAAGGCGTCTGCGAAGGCGAAATCATCCCCGAAGAACGCGGCGCGGGCGGATTTGGCTATGACCCCATCTTCCTCTTCCCCGAACTCGGCAAAACAATGGCAGAACTCTCCATGGACGAAAAAAACCGCCTCAGCCACAGGGCAAAGGCGGTGATGAAAGCAAAAGAGGCGTTGAAATCGTTGCTGGTCAGTTAA
- a CDS encoding lysophospholipid acyltransferase family protein has protein sequence MTLRILRFVIRVLIRLIARVEIHGRENAPPTGGMILAANHLGFLDIVLVYYAIDRTDLFIPVAEKWEKIWWIRALSKPLNLLFVDRFNPDLKAIRKMIALMEDGKCLIIAPEGTRSRVGSLIEGKPGVAYLAARSGFPVTPVGITGTEDKVVLDNLKHFRKSSITLTGGKPFIVPPLPNKDRDAALRNATEEIMCQIAALLPERYRGVYAGHPRVRELSGESK, from the coding sequence ATGACGCTTCGCATCCTTCGATTCGTAATCCGCGTTTTGATCCGACTCATCGCCCGCGTCGAAATTCACGGCAGGGAGAACGCGCCGCCCACCGGCGGCATGATCCTTGCCGCGAACCACCTCGGCTTCCTCGATATTGTGTTGGTGTATTACGCGATCGACCGCACCGACCTGTTCATCCCGGTCGCCGAAAAATGGGAAAAAATCTGGTGGATTCGGGCGCTGAGCAAACCCCTCAATTTATTGTTCGTAGACCGCTTCAACCCGGACCTGAAAGCGATTCGCAAAATGATCGCGCTGATGGAGGACGGCAAGTGCCTGATCATCGCCCCCGAAGGGACGCGCTCGCGCGTCGGTTCGTTGATCGAAGGGAAGCCGGGCGTCGCTTACCTTGCGGCGCGTTCGGGGTTCCCGGTCACTCCGGTGGGAATCACGGGGACGGAGGATAAGGTTGTCCTCGATAACTTGAAACACTTCAGAAAGTCGTCCATCACGTTGACCGGCGGCAAGCCGTTCATTGTTCCTCCGCTTCCCAACAAAGACCGCGATGCCGCGTTGAGAAATGCCACCGAAGAGATCATGTGCCAGATCGCGGCGCTTTTACCGGAGAGGTATCGCGGGGTGTATGCGGGACATCCGAGGGTGAGGGAGTTAAGTGGTGAATCAAAGTAA
- a CDS encoding lysophospholipid acyltransferase family protein: MTFRIVRSFIRLLMKLIADIKVYGMENIPEGNLIGAANHLGRLDTAVLLAVLDREDIIMPVAEKYKNHWLFGPIGRATNAIWLNRFEADFSALREILARTKEGGLLVIAPEGTRSKTEALQEAKLGVAFLASKSGFPVVPVAVTGTEDRLIVENLKRLRRSRIVVHVGQPYKIEIPKGVGREQALREATDDLMCRIAAMLPEKYRGFYADHPRLKELLNQP, translated from the coding sequence ATGACATTCCGAATTGTTCGTTCCTTTATCCGTTTGTTGATGAAACTGATCGCCGATATCAAAGTCTACGGGATGGAAAATATCCCCGAAGGGAACCTGATCGGCGCGGCAAACCATCTTGGTCGGCTGGATACTGCCGTGTTGCTGGCAGTTCTAGACCGCGAGGATATCATCATGCCGGTGGCTGAGAAATACAAGAACCATTGGCTGTTCGGTCCGATCGGGCGCGCCACCAATGCCATCTGGCTCAATCGCTTTGAAGCCGATTTTTCCGCGCTGCGTGAAATTTTGGCGCGCACAAAAGAAGGCGGGTTGCTTGTCATCGCGCCGGAAGGGACGCGCTCGAAGACCGAAGCCCTGCAGGAGGCGAAACTCGGCGTAGCGTTCCTCGCCAGCAAAAGCGGATTCCCGGTCGTACCTGTCGCGGTGACCGGCACCGAAGACCGCCTGATTGTTGAAAACCTGAAACGGTTGCGCCGGTCAAGAATCGTGGTGCACGTGGGTCAACCGTACAAGATCGAAATTCCAAAGGGAGTCGGACGCGAACAGGCGTTGCGAGAAGCCACCGACGATCTCATGTGCCGTATCGCGGCCATGTTGCCCGAAAAATATCGCGGTTTTTACGCAGATCATCCCCGTTTAAAGGAACTGCTCAACCAGCCATGA
- a CDS encoding PilZ domain-containing protein — MADKRKLGRREFTYYMPVKDEATKQVIGYLSDISSGGFKLDAPKNIAPGQDFRMHIDLTPDISADQTAMVFIARSKWSHPDYVDPNTYNVGFEIINIAPSDMVVFQRMFEKYGSETHRKGSDDYLWR, encoded by the coding sequence ATGGCAGATAAACGAAAACTCGGTCGTCGTGAATTCACCTACTACATGCCGGTGAAGGACGAAGCGACGAAACAGGTTATTGGCTATCTCTCCGATATCAGTTCAGGCGGGTTCAAATTGGATGCGCCGAAGAACATCGCGCCGGGACAAGATTTTCGGATGCACATTGATCTCACGCCCGATATTTCGGCAGACCAAACCGCGATGGTGTTCATCGCCCGCAGCAAGTGGTCGCATCCCGATTATGTTGACCCCAACACCTATAACGTGGGCTTTGAGATCATCAACATCGCGCCCAGCGATATGGTCGTCTTCCAGCGCATGTTCGAGAAATACGGTTCGGAGACGCACCGTAAAGGCTCAGACGACTACTTGTGGCGATAA
- a CDS encoding thiolase domain-containing protein, which produces MRPVAILGIGQTQIGEHWDKSLREIGGEAAFAAMQNAGVDNVDSLFVGNMLSSTVSGQNQLGAFFADWIGLWKQEAVRLEAACASGAAALRSALMAVAAGDIDSALVVGVEKMTDKAGHDVTSALATAADADYELEQGISFVGLNALIMRRYMHEFGWKHEDFAPFSINAHANAMHNPFARLHEKITVEKFEKSAMVATPINLLDASPTGDGAAAVVIVPAEKVASLSGKPRIVIAGSASATDTIAVHSRKDPLFLSAAYESSKRAYEMANVSPEDIDVFELHDAFSIMAALSLEACGFSERGQGVRLGLDGRISPKGERPVCTRGGLKARGHPVGATGIYQIVEIVQQLRGECGATQVDGARVGMAQNIGGSGATILTHILKAE; this is translated from the coding sequence ATGCGACCAGTGGCAATTTTGGGAATCGGACAGACACAAATCGGCGAACATTGGGACAAATCCCTGCGCGAGATCGGCGGTGAAGCCGCCTTCGCCGCCATGCAAAATGCAGGCGTGGACAACGTCGACTCGCTCTTCGTCGGCAACATGCTCTCGTCCACCGTCAGCGGGCAGAACCAACTCGGCGCGTTCTTCGCGGATTGGATCGGGCTGTGGAAACAGGAAGCGGTGAGACTGGAAGCCGCGTGCGCTTCGGGCGCGGCGGCGCTTCGCTCTGCCCTTATGGCTGTCGCGGCAGGCGACATTGACTCGGCGCTTGTGGTCGGCGTCGAAAAGATGACCGACAAAGCCGGGCACGATGTCACCTCCGCGCTTGCCACCGCCGCCGACGCGGACTACGAGTTGGAGCAAGGCATTTCCTTCGTTGGGTTGAACGCGCTGATCATGCGTCGCTACATGCACGAGTTCGGCTGGAAACATGAGGACTTTGCGCCGTTTTCGATCAACGCGCACGCCAACGCGATGCATAATCCATTTGCGCGATTGCACGAGAAAATCACCGTCGAAAAATTCGAGAAGTCGGCGATGGTCGCCACACCGATCAACTTGCTCGACGCCTCTCCAACAGGCGACGGCGCGGCGGCAGTTGTGATCGTCCCAGCCGAAAAGGTCGCCTCGTTGAGCGGCAAACCGCGCATCGTCATCGCTGGTTCCGCCTCCGCAACGGATACAATCGCTGTCCACTCGCGCAAAGACCCGCTGTTTTTATCCGCCGCGTATGAATCGTCGAAGCGCGCGTATGAAATGGCGAACGTCTCGCCCGAGGACATTGACGTGTTCGAACTGCACGACGCGTTCTCGATCATGGCGGCGCTGTCGCTCGAAGCGTGCGGCTTTTCGGAGCGAGGGCAGGGGGTGCGACTCGGCTTGGATGGGCGAATCAGCCCGAAGGGAGAAAGACCCGTCTGCACGAGGGGCGGGCTAAAAGCACGGGGGCATCCGGTTGGGGCGACGGGAATCTATCAAATCGTGGAAATTGTCCAGCAATTACGCGGCGAGTGTGGCGCGACCCAAGTGGATGGGGCGAGAGTCGGCATGGCGCAGAACATCGGCGGCTCGGGCGCGACCATCCTCACGCACATCCTCAAAGCGGAATGA
- a CDS encoding uroporphyrinogen decarboxylase family protein: MNSRTDILSLLNGNKLSAPPAFSGLIHVTEKGLASEGLTLREVHHDAGKIARAAASTFKSTGIPSATLPLDLCLPAELLGAELDFASEGFPQVKKAVFDSVKDLATESTENLRIGRIAGERLETERLETGRLGIGLEAIRLVKQDIGAEVVISGMIPGPYTLLLYLCNPKNLFIEMKREPQAVLDALFHLSSFLARIGNACREAGADFITIHDMGGSPGFIGPAKYEQFVLPSEKDLIERLPSPRVLSVCGNVSKSLGLLNQTGAEAISLDQTVNLAEARAALTDAMLFGNLDPVALLSKGEEAEVGEAVQRSKEAGVDAVWPGCDLVPSTPLGNIRAMVEGASHL; the protein is encoded by the coding sequence ATGAATTCTCGCACTGACATTCTTTCACTGTTGAACGGAAATAAACTTTCGGCGCCTCCCGCGTTCAGCGGGTTGATTCACGTCACGGAGAAGGGATTGGCAAGCGAAGGGTTAACTTTGCGCGAAGTCCATCACGACGCGGGGAAGATAGCGCGCGCCGCGGCGAGTACGTTCAAGTCCACGGGGATACCGTCGGCGACGTTGCCGTTGGATTTGTGTTTGCCTGCCGAGTTGTTGGGCGCGGAGTTGGATTTCGCGAGCGAGGGGTTTCCGCAGGTGAAGAAGGCGGTGTTTGATTCGGTTAAAGATTTAGCCACAGAGAGCACAGAGAATTTGAGAATTGGGAGAATTGCGGGTGAGAGACTGGAGACTGAGAGATTAGAGACTGGGAGGCTGGGGATTGGTCTTGAGGCGATTCGGTTGGTGAAACAGGATATTGGCGCGGAGGTTGTGATTTCGGGGATGATACCGGGTCCGTATACGTTGCTGTTGTATTTGTGCAACCCGAAGAATTTGTTTATCGAGATGAAGCGGGAGCCACAGGCTGTCCTCGATGCGCTCTTTCATCTCTCCTCTTTCCTCGCAAGGATTGGCAATGCCTGCCGCGAGGCTGGCGCAGACTTTATCACGATCCACGATATGGGCGGGTCGCCCGGGTTCATCGGACCGGCGAAGTATGAGCAGTTTGTCTTGCCGTCGGAGAAGGATTTGATAGAGAGGTTGCCGAGTCCGCGTGTGTTGTCGGTGTGCGGCAATGTGAGCAAGTCGCTGGGGTTGTTGAACCAGACCGGGGCGGAGGCGATCTCGCTCGATCAGACGGTGAATCTCGCCGAGGCGCGCGCCGCGTTGACCGATGCGATGCTGTTCGGGAATCTCGATCCTGTTGCGCTGTTGTCGAAGGGCGAAGAGGCTGAGGTGGGCGAGGCAGTTCAAAGGTCGAAAGAAGCGGGCGTGGACGCCGTCTGGCCTGGCTGTGATCTGGTCCCGTCCACGCCGCTTGGGAATATCCGTGCGATGGTCGAGGGTGCGTCGCACTTATAA